From a single Phacochoerus africanus isolate WHEZ1 chromosome 11, ROS_Pafr_v1, whole genome shotgun sequence genomic region:
- the FASLG gene encoding tumor necrosis factor ligand superfamily member 6 gives MQQPLNYPYPQIFWVDSSATSPWASPGSVFPCPASVPGRPGQRRPPPPPPPPPPPPPLLPSRPLPPLPPPSLKKKRDHNAGLCLLVMFFMVLVALVGLGLGMFQLFHLQKELTELRESSSQRHTESSLEKQIGHPTPPSEKKELRKVAHLTGKPNSRSIPLEWEDTYGIALVSGVKYMKGSLVINDTGLYFVYSKVYFRGQYCNNQPLSHKVYTRNSRYPQDLVLMEGKMMNYCTTGQMWARSSYLGAVFNLTSADHLYVNVSELSLVNFEESKTFFGLYKL, from the exons ATGCAGCAGCCCTTGAATTACCCATACCCCCAAATCTTCTGGGTGGACAGCAGCGCTACCTCTCCCTGGGCCTCTCCAGGCTCAGTCTTCCCCTGTCCAGCCTCTGTGCCAGGAAGGCCAGGGCAAAGgaggccaccaccaccaccgccgccaccgccaccaccaccaccactcctgCCATCAAGACCCCTGCCTCCACTGCCACCGccatctctgaagaagaaaagggACCACAATGCAGGCCTGTGTCTCCTTGTGATGTTCTTCATGGTTCTGGTGGCCCTGGTTGGATTGGGGCTGGGGATGTTTCAGCTCTTCCACCTACAGAAGGAGCTGACTGAACTCAGAGAG TCCTCCAGCCAAAGGCATACAGAATCATCTTTGGAGAAGCAAATAG GTCACCCCACTCCACCCTCTGAGAAGAAGGAGCTGAGAAAAGTGGCCCACTTAACAG GCAAGCCTAACTCAAGATCCATCCCTCTGGAATGGGAAGACACCTATGGAATTGCCTTGGTCTCTGGGGTGAAGTATATGAAGGGCAGCCTTGTGATCAATGACACTGGGCTGTATTTTGTGTATTCCAAAGTGTACTTCCGGGGTCAGTACTGCAACAACCAGCCCCTGAGTCACAAGGTATACACAAGGAACTCTAGGTATCCCCAGGACCTGGTGCTGATGGAGGGAAAGATGATGAACTATTGCACTACTGGCCAAATGTGGGCCCGCAGCAGCTACCTGGGGGCTGTGTTCAATCTCACCAGCGCTGACCATTTATATGTCAACGTATCTGAGCTCTCTCTGGTCAATTTTGAGGAATCTAAGACATTTTTTGGCTTATATAAGCTCTGA